In Cucurbita pepo subsp. pepo cultivar mu-cu-16 unplaced genomic scaffold, ASM280686v2 Cp4.1_scaffold000267, whole genome shotgun sequence, the following are encoded in one genomic region:
- the LOC111784716 gene encoding homeobox protein knotted-1-like 4: MGSSEEELEKGGDGGRDATEQIDPRADERELKNHLLKKYSGYLSTLKQELSKKKKKGKLPKDARQELLRWWEVHSKWPYPSEAEKLALAESTGLDQKQINNWFINQRKRHWKPSEDVQLMGMEGFYHPNTAAAAAAFYFDGHYMGDAHYRLGP, from the exons ATGGGATCATCGGAGGAGGAGCTGGAGAAGGGCGGGGACGGTGGAAGAGATGCAACGGAACAGATCGACCCACGAGCAGACGAGCGAGAGCTAAAGAATCACTTACTAAAGAAGTACAGTGGGTATCTGAGCACTCTAAAGCAAGAGCtttcgaagaagaagaagaagggaaagctcCCAAAAGACGCAAGGCAGGAGCTGCTGAGATGGTGGGAAGTGCACAGCAAATGGCCATACCCATCG GAGGCAGAGAAGTTGGCGCTAGCGGAATCAACTGGGTTGGATCAGAAACAGATAAATAATTGGTTCATAAACCAGAGGAAAAGGCATTGGAAGCCGTCTGAGGATGTACAGTTGATGGGTATGGAGGGGTTTTACCATCCCAacactgctgctgctgctgctgcttttTACTTCGATGGGCATTACATGGGCGATGCCCATTACCGTTTGGGTCCATGA